A region of Capra hircus breed San Clemente chromosome 11, ASM170441v1, whole genome shotgun sequence DNA encodes the following proteins:
- the C11H2orf50 gene encoding uncharacterized protein C2orf50 homolog codes for MGSRPTPGLQRTTSAEYRLRSTRPPASVPSTAPGGSVVGRGPAGGPQALKAKRSAPGADGVQQDQLWRELLEAERRSQQRWAQNWSFLKDYDPMGNKKEPVKLPDYVPRFSDTVPNSTNRAVGSRVDTPLGKTLIGLDFFFVEGARKKKLEEELQPI; via the exons ATGGGAAGCCGCCccactcctgggctccagagaacTACATCAGCTGAGTACCGACTGCGTTCAACCAGGCCTCCAGCCTCAGTCCCGTCCACTGCCCCAGGAGGCTCTGTGGTGGGCAGGGGTCCCGCGGGTGGCCCCCAGGCCCTGAAGGCCAAGCGGTCAGCCCCAGGGGCTGATGGTGTGCAGCAGGACCAGCTGTGGAGGGAGCTGCTGGAGGCCGAGAGGAGGAGCCAACAGCGCTG GGCTCAGAACTGGAGTTTCCTGAAAGACTATGACCCCATG GGCAACAAGAAGGAGCCCGTGAAGCTGCCAGACTACGTGCCTCGCTTCTCTGACACTGTCCCCAACTCCACGAACCGGGCTGTGGGCAGCCGGGTGGACACGCCTCTGGGGAAAACCCTCATCGGCCTTGACTTCTTCTTCGTGGAAGGAGCCCGGAAGAAGAAGCTGGAAGAGGAGCTGCAGCCCATCTAG